A window of Panicum virgatum strain AP13 chromosome 8K, P.virgatum_v5, whole genome shotgun sequence contains these coding sequences:
- the LOC120644095 gene encoding multiple organellar RNA editing factor 1, mitochondrial-like has product MALALRLRRALAAASTAAPLLRPSASLALGPPSASPAAPLPRAPWRLLPGGAAGFRSTAAAAARGGADDSKISPDEILFEGCDYNHWLITMEFPDPKPSREEMIETYLQTLAKVVGSYEEAKKRMYAFSTTTYIGFQAVMTEDMSEKFRGLPGVVFILPDSYLYPETKEYGGDKYDNGVITPRPPPVHYSKPSRTDRNRNYRGNPQDGPPQQGNYQNSRPTQGGYQNSPPQQGNFQTYRPQQDGRSYSPQQNNYAQGVQDARGFGGNDYADRSGYSGPPGAFQGQAPRYPVNPAGQGQGYSNPQDSRNFSQDQGGGFRPGGPSPPGSYGQPSAPGSYGEPSPPGNYGQAPPSPYPGGRRVPGVNPSYDGDSRQGTGPAYGGDNWQRGSGQYPSPGEGQGNWQGRQ; this is encoded by the exons ATGGCCCTCGCGCTGCGCCTCCggcgggccctcgccgccgcctccaccgcggcgcccctcctccgcccgtccgcctccctcgccctcgggcctccctccgcctctccggcggcgccgctcccgcgggcgccgtggcggctcctccccggcggcgccgccgggttCCGGTCgacagccgcggcggcggcgcggggcggggcggacGACAGCAAGATCTCCCCCGATGAGATCCTCTTCGAGGGCTGCGACTACAACCACTGGCTCATCACCATGGAGTTCCCGGACCCCAAGCCCTCCCGCGAGGAGATGATCGAGACCTACCTCCAGACCCTCGCCAAGGTCGTCGGGAG TTATGAGGAGGCTAAGAAGAGGATGTATGCTTTTAGCACAACAACCTATATTGGTTTTCAGGCTGTAATGACTGAGGACATGTCAGAAAAATTCCGCG GTTTGCCTGGAGTTGTTTTCATTTTGCCTGATTCATACCTATATCCAGAGACGAAGGAGTATGGAG GAGACAAATATGACAATGGTGTGATCACTCCAAGACCACCGCCTGTTCACTATAGCAAACCCTCAAGGACTGATAGGAACCGTAACTACCGAGGAAACCCCCAGGATGGCCCTCCACAGCAAGGAAATTACCAGAACAGCCGCCCTACGCAAGGAGGTTATCAGAATAGCCCGCCACAGCAAGGAAACTTCCAGACATACCGCCCTCAGCAAGATGGAAGAAGCTATTCCCCACAGCAGAATAATTATGCACAAGGTGTACAGGATGCTAGAGGTTTTGGGGGGAATGATTATGCAGACCGTTCAGGTTACAGTGGACCACCTGGTGCTTTCCAAGGTCAAGCACCTCGTTACCCAGTGAATCCAGCTGGTCAAGGTCAAGGTTACAGCAACCCCCAAGATAGCAGGAACTTCTCGCAAGATCAGGGAGGAGGTTTCAGGCCTGGTGGCCCTTCACCACCTGGATCTTATGGCCAACCATCAGCACCTGGATCTTATGGCGAACCATCACCACCTGGAAACTATGGCCAGGCACCTCCATCACCATATCCTGGAGGTAGAAGAGTTCCTGGTGTGAATCCTAGTTATGATGGGGACAGCAGACAGGGGACAGGACCGGCATATGGTGGAGATAACTGGCAAAGAGGTTCTGGCCAATATCCTAGCCCAGGAGAAGGACAAGGAAACTGGCAG GGTAGGCAGTAA
- the LOC120644094 gene encoding methylthioribose-1-phosphate isomerase-like, producing the protein MVGSDALQAIVYARGSLRLLDQRKLPLEVDYVDVKDSADGWNAIRDMVVRGAPAIAITAALALAVEVSDLDFTGTPAEAASFVSKKLEYLVSSRPTAVNLSDAATKLQTLVSKTAENAKDAKAIFQVYIEVAETMLIDDVADNKAIGSHGSLFLQRQLGNSKNISVLTHCNTGSLATAGYGTALGVIRALHSAGVLEKAFCTETRPFNQGSRLTAFELVHEKIPSTLIADSAASALMKQGRVQAVIVGADRIAANGDTANKIGTYNLAISAKHHGVQFYVAAPVTSIDPALPSGEEIVIEERSPKELLNSEGGLGKQVAASGISVWNPAFDVTPANLITAIITEKGVITKTDADGAFDIKAFIQSAK; encoded by the exons ATGGTGGGGTCCGACGCGCTGCAGGCCATCGTCTACGCCCGCGGGTCGCTCCGCCTCCTCGATCAG AGGAAGCTGCCGCTCGAGGTGGACTACGTCGACGTCAAGGACTCCGCCGATGGCTG GAATGCAATCAGAGACATGGTTGTCCGTGGTGCTCCGGCAATAGCAATAACAGCAGCGCTAGCATTAGCCGTGGAAGTTTCTGATTTAGATTTCACTGGTACTCCTGCAGAAGCAGCTTCTTTTGTTTCCAAAAAACTGGAATACCTTGTATCCAG CCGCCCAACTGCAGTGAACCTATCTGATGCTGCAACAAAACTTCAGACTTTGGTGTCAAAGACAGCTGAAAATGCGAAAGATGCCAAGGCTATCTTTCAG GTCTACATTGAGGTTGCAGAGACCATGCTTATTGATGATGTGGCAGATAATAAAGCTATTGGCTCACATGGCTCATTGTTTCTTCAAAGGCAGCTTGGAAATTCAAAAAATATCTCTGTTCTGACCCATTGTAATACGGGCAG CCTTGCAACTGCTGGTTATGGAACTGCCCTTGGGGTTATTCGTGCTCTTCATTCTGCTGGAGTTTTAGAGAAAGCGTTTTGCACTGAAACTCGTCCATTTAACCAG GGATCCAGGCTTACAGCCTTCGAGTTGGTTCATGAGAAAATACCTTCAACACTAATAGCAGATTCTGCTGCTTCTGCACTGATGAAACAAGGGCGTGTTCAGGCAGTCATTGTTGGTGCTGATCGTATAGCAGCAAATG GTGACACGGCCAACAAGATTGGCACATACAACCTTGCCATTTCTGCAAAGCATCATGGTGTCCAGTTCTATGTGGCAGCGCCTGTAACTTCCATTGATCCCGCGCTCCCATCTGGGGAAGAAATTGTCATAGAGGAAAGGTCGCCCAAGGAGTTGCTGAACTCTGAAGGTGGTCTTGGAAAGCAAGTTGCTGCATCCGGTATATCAGTCTGGAACCCAGCTTTCGATGTTACTCCAGCAAACCTGATTACTGCAATCATAACAGAGAAG GGTGTGATCACAAAAACTGATGCTGATGGAGCTTTCGACATCAAAGCTTTCATTCAGTCTGCGAAATAA
- the LOC120644096 gene encoding uncharacterized protein LOC120644096, with protein MARGAALGLALAPGHEHGDVGRADAGYYWLLIFDSARMMEGHRAGHRKHSKCQLITEKAMVDHEWMHNTWNTCGFFSTSLVRFCSWGGTEVISFKMIRAFYLRNSLSVIKWLGCLCLG; from the exons ATGGCCAGAGGGGCGGCTTTGGGACTGGCACTTGCCCCTGGCCACGAGCACGGGGATGTCGGACGGGCTGATGCTGGCTACTATTGGTTGTTGATATTCGACAG TGCTAGAATGATGGAGGGACATCGAGCAGGTCACCGCAAGCACAGCAAGTGCCAG TTAATTACAGAAAAAGCAATGGTCGATCATGAATGGATGCACAATACTTGGAACACTTGCGGTTTCTTTTCAACAAGCTTGGTCAG GTTCTGTTCGTGGGGAGGCACTGAAGTTATATCTTTCAAGATGATTCGAGCTTTTTATTTGCGTAACTCATTATCTGTCATCAAGTGGCTTGGCTGTTTGTGTTTGGGTTGA